A section of the Caballeronia sp. M1242 genome encodes:
- a CDS encoding ABC transporter permease subunit produces MADVQNNIPPGALTPPSGRMVAAREFWANFSRNRGAVAAGIIVLVLLFIAIFAPLIAPHSPIEQYREYVKIPPAWLDGGNRMFLLGTDEAGRDILSRLMYGARLSFWIGFVSVVLALIPGVVLGLMAAFFHWLDTPIMRVMDVLLALPSLLLAVAVVAIIGPGLVNTMLAIAIVALPGYVRLTRASALGELQKEYVTASRVAGASTARLMFSQVLPNCAAPLIVQATLGFSSAILDAAALGFLGLGVQPPAAEWGAMLASARDYIESAWWIVTMPGLSILVSVLVINLLGDGLRDALDPKLKRMA; encoded by the coding sequence ATGGCTGACGTTCAAAACAATATCCCGCCCGGCGCATTGACGCCGCCGTCCGGCCGCATGGTCGCGGCGCGCGAGTTCTGGGCGAACTTCTCGCGCAATCGCGGCGCGGTGGCGGCGGGCATCATCGTGCTCGTGCTGCTCTTTATCGCGATTTTCGCGCCGTTGATCGCGCCGCATAGTCCGATCGAGCAGTATCGCGAGTACGTGAAGATCCCGCCCGCATGGCTCGACGGCGGCAACCGCATGTTTCTGCTCGGCACCGACGAAGCGGGCCGCGACATTCTCTCGCGCCTCATGTACGGCGCGCGGCTGTCGTTCTGGATCGGCTTCGTGTCCGTGGTGCTCGCGCTGATTCCGGGCGTCGTGCTCGGGCTGATGGCCGCGTTCTTCCACTGGCTCGACACGCCGATCATGCGCGTGATGGACGTGCTGCTCGCGCTGCCGTCGCTGCTGCTCGCGGTGGCCGTCGTCGCGATCATCGGGCCGGGGCTCGTCAACACGATGCTCGCCATCGCCATCGTCGCGCTGCCGGGTTACGTGCGTCTCACGCGAGCGTCCGCGCTCGGCGAATTGCAGAAGGAATACGTGACGGCATCGCGCGTGGCAGGCGCGAGCACCGCGCGGCTCATGTTCTCGCAAGTGCTGCCGAACTGCGCCGCGCCGCTCATCGTGCAGGCGACGCTGGGCTTTTCATCGGCGATTCTCGATGCCGCCGCGCTCGGCTTTCTCGGCCTCGGCGTGCAACCGCCCGCGGCGGAGTGGGGCGCCATGCTCGCCTCGGCGCGCGATTACATCGAAAGCGCATGGTGGATCGTGACGATGCCGGGCCTCTCGATTCTCGTCTCGGTGCTCGTCATCAACCTGCTCGGCGACGGGCTGCGCGACGCGCTCGATCCGAAACTGAAACGGATGGCATGA
- a CDS encoding ABC transporter permease subunit — protein MFRFVLRRIGMVIPTFIGITILAFALIHLIPGDPIEVMMGERGVDPAAHAEAMKRLGLDQPLPLQYFHYVGHALKGDLGTSIITNTSVMGEFMARFPATVELSICAMIFALVVGLPAGVAAALKRGTAVDHGVMGTALTGYSMPIFWWGLILIMFFSAKLGWTPVSGRIAVEYDIPHVTGFMLIDSLFSSDEGAFTSALSHLILPTIVLGTIPLAVVARMTRSSMLEVLREDYIRTARAKGLSPLRVVVVHALRNALIPVVTVIGLQVGALLAGAVLTETLFSWPGVGKWLIDAISRRDYPVVQGGILMIATLVIVVNLVVDLLYGVLNPRIRHTR, from the coding sequence ATGTTCCGATTCGTTTTGCGACGCATAGGAATGGTGATACCGACGTTCATCGGCATTACGATTCTCGCGTTCGCGCTCATCCACCTGATCCCGGGCGATCCCATCGAAGTCATGATGGGCGAACGGGGCGTGGACCCGGCGGCCCACGCCGAAGCCATGAAGCGCCTCGGGCTGGACCAGCCGCTGCCGCTTCAATATTTCCACTATGTCGGCCATGCGCTCAAGGGCGATCTCGGCACGTCCATCATCACCAATACGAGCGTGATGGGCGAATTCATGGCGCGCTTTCCGGCGACCGTCGAGCTGTCCATCTGCGCGATGATCTTCGCGCTCGTCGTCGGCTTGCCGGCGGGCGTGGCGGCGGCGCTCAAGCGCGGCACGGCGGTCGATCACGGCGTCATGGGCACCGCGCTCACCGGCTACTCCATGCCGATCTTCTGGTGGGGCTTGATCCTCATCATGTTCTTCTCGGCGAAGCTGGGCTGGACCCCCGTCTCGGGCCGCATCGCGGTGGAATACGACATCCCGCACGTCACCGGCTTCATGCTGATCGACTCGCTCTTTTCGAGCGACGAAGGCGCGTTCACGTCGGCGCTCTCGCATCTGATTCTGCCGACCATCGTGCTCGGCACGATTCCGCTCGCGGTCGTCGCGCGCATGACGCGCTCGTCGATGCTCGAAGTGCTGCGCGAGGACTACATCCGCACCGCGCGCGCAAAGGGCCTTTCGCCGTTGCGCGTGGTCGTCGTGCATGCGCTGCGCAACGCGCTGATTCCGGTCGTGACCGTGATCGGTTTGCAGGTCGGCGCGCTGCTCGCGGGCGCGGTGCTGACCGAGACGCTGTTCTCGTGGCCGGGCGTCGGCAAGTGGCTCATCGACGCCATTTCGCGTCGCGACTATCCGGTCGTGCAAGGCGGCATTCTGATGATCGCGACGCTCGTGATCGTCGTGAATCTGGTCGTCGATCTCTTGTACGGCGTGTTGAATCCGCGCATTCGCCATACTCGCTGA
- a CDS encoding ABC transporter substrate-binding protein: MKKNGLLRVARMSALMGAVATATLFAASAANAAIPNKTLVYCSEGSPAGFDPAQYTTGTDFTANTFTVYNRLVEFERGGTKVEPGLAEKWEVSSDGLTYTFHLRHGVKFQTTSYFKPTREFNADDVLFTFNRMLDPNQPFRKAYNVQFPYFTDLGLDKLISKIEKVDPYTVKFTLKEVSAPFIQNMAMEYASILSAEYADKLLKDGKAADINQYPLGTGPFIFRSYTKDATIRFDGNPDYWKPNAVQISKLIFSITPDAAVRVQKLKSNECQVMSYPRPGDIAALKSASNVDTPSQAGFNEGYVAYNVTKSNLGNADVRRALDMAINKKAIIDSVYQGAGQPATAPMPPTQWSYDKNLKANAYDTAKAKQLLSKAGFPNGFEITLWAMPVQRAYNPNARLMAEMIQADWAKIGVKANIVSYEWGEYLKRAHAGEHDALLIGWTGDNGDPDNWLGTLLGCDAVKGSNFSKWCYKPFDDLVVKGRSTTDVAARTKAYTDAQQIFAQQLPFSPIAHSTVYQPVSKKVTNMKIEPLGYVRFDGVGLQ, translated from the coding sequence ATGAAGAAAAATGGCCTGTTGCGAGTCGCCCGCATGTCGGCGCTCATGGGCGCCGTCGCCACGGCAACGCTTTTCGCGGCGAGCGCCGCGAACGCGGCAATCCCGAACAAAACGCTTGTTTACTGCTCGGAAGGCAGCCCCGCCGGTTTCGATCCCGCGCAGTACACCACGGGCACCGATTTCACCGCGAACACCTTCACCGTGTATAACCGCCTCGTCGAATTCGAGCGCGGCGGCACGAAAGTGGAACCGGGTCTCGCGGAAAAGTGGGAAGTCTCGTCGGACGGCCTGACGTACACGTTCCATCTGCGTCACGGCGTGAAATTCCAGACGACGTCCTACTTCAAGCCGACGCGCGAATTCAACGCGGACGACGTGCTCTTCACGTTCAACCGCATGCTCGACCCGAACCAGCCGTTCCGCAAGGCGTACAACGTGCAGTTCCCGTACTTCACGGACCTGGGCCTCGACAAGCTGATCTCGAAGATCGAAAAAGTCGACCCGTACACCGTCAAGTTCACGCTGAAGGAAGTGAGCGCGCCGTTCATTCAGAACATGGCGATGGAGTACGCCTCCATTCTCTCCGCTGAATACGCGGACAAGCTGCTGAAGGACGGCAAGGCCGCCGACATCAACCAGTATCCGCTCGGCACCGGCCCGTTTATCTTCCGCAGCTATACGAAGGACGCGACCATCCGCTTCGACGGCAATCCGGACTACTGGAAGCCGAACGCGGTGCAAATCTCCAAGCTGATCTTCTCGATCACGCCGGACGCCGCCGTGCGCGTGCAGAAGTTGAAGAGCAACGAGTGCCAGGTGATGAGCTATCCGCGCCCGGGCGATATCGCGGCGCTGAAGTCGGCATCGAATGTGGATACGCCGTCGCAGGCCGGTTTCAACGAAGGCTACGTTGCGTATAACGTGACGAAGAGCAATCTCGGCAACGCCGACGTGCGCCGCGCGCTCGACATGGCGATCAACAAGAAGGCGATCATCGATTCCGTGTATCAGGGCGCCGGCCAGCCGGCCACCGCGCCGATGCCGCCGACGCAGTGGTCCTACGACAAGAACCTGAAGGCGAACGCCTACGACACCGCGAAGGCCAAGCAACTGCTCAGCAAGGCGGGTTTCCCGAACGGCTTCGAAATCACGCTGTGGGCCATGCCCGTGCAGCGCGCCTACAACCCGAACGCGCGTCTGATGGCCGAAATGATTCAGGCCGACTGGGCGAAGATCGGCGTGAAGGCGAACATCGTGTCGTATGAGTGGGGCGAGTATTTGAAGCGCGCGCACGCGGGCGAACACGACGCGCTGTTGATCGGCTGGACGGGCGACAACGGCGACCCCGACAACTGGCTCGGCACGCTGCTCGGCTGCGACGCGGTGAAGGGCAGCAACTTCTCGAAGTGGTGCTACAAGCCATTCGACGATCTCGTCGTGAAGGGCCGCTCGACCACGGATGTCGCCGCGCGCACGAAGGCCTACACCGACGCACAGCAGATCTTCGCGCAACAACTGCCGTTCTCGCCGATCGCGCATTCGACCGTCTATCAGCCGGTCAGCAAGAAGGTGACGAACATGAAGATCGAGCCGCTCGGCTACGTGCGTTTCGATGGCGTCGGCCTGCAGTAA
- a CDS encoding glycosyltransferase family 2 protein → MLEWSKTQCVSVVVPCFNEVRTLGRALESCLRQPEVGQVIVVDDGSQDNSVQVAQFFAMKDSRVELLRLPENFGAARARNLGVQRATLPVLAFLDADDEYLPSALTSAVKYLREHRQMPAIRLRVHLAGYPAEVYAFANFNAIAFNMSTGITSSLVIRRDMFNLMGGFPEDEVYRRYGGEDHALQSVIVELFGCEHMFDRPHVRNYWHPESHVGRYFIREIRGLETPEENQEVAIATAAFSEQVRLRLAAADAIKSASNAGTAPSARDSAL, encoded by the coding sequence ATGCTCGAATGGTCCAAGACGCAGTGCGTTTCAGTCGTCGTTCCTTGCTTTAATGAAGTGCGAACGCTGGGTCGCGCGCTGGAAAGTTGCCTCAGGCAGCCGGAGGTCGGGCAGGTCATCGTCGTGGACGACGGCTCGCAGGACAACTCCGTTCAGGTCGCGCAATTCTTCGCAATGAAGGACTCACGCGTCGAACTACTAAGACTGCCTGAAAACTTCGGCGCGGCTCGGGCGCGGAATCTCGGCGTGCAGCGCGCCACGCTGCCTGTGCTCGCTTTTCTGGATGCCGACGACGAATACCTGCCATCGGCATTGACCTCCGCCGTCAAGTATCTCCGCGAGCATCGCCAAATGCCCGCCATCAGGCTCAGAGTGCATCTCGCCGGCTATCCCGCAGAGGTCTACGCTTTCGCGAATTTCAACGCTATCGCGTTCAACATGAGCACCGGCATAACGAGTAGCCTGGTGATTCGCCGCGATATGTTCAATCTGATGGGCGGTTTTCCCGAAGACGAGGTTTATCGCCGTTATGGCGGCGAAGATCACGCGCTGCAGTCGGTGATTGTCGAATTGTTCGGATGCGAGCATATGTTCGACCGCCCTCACGTGCGCAACTACTGGCATCCCGAAAGCCACGTGGGGCGATACTTCATCCGAGAAATCAGAGGACTCGAAACACCGGAAGAAAATCAGGAGGTGGCCATCGCGACCGCTGCATTTTCTGAACAGGTGCGTCTCAGGCTGGCAGCGGCCGACGCGATCAAAAGCGCGTCGAATGCCGGGACCGCTCCGTCCGCTCGCGACTCAGCGCTATAA
- the metF gene encoding methylenetetrahydrofolate reductase [NAD(P)H], whose product MKPIELSFEFFPPKTQEGVQKLRASRAELAKLAPKFVSVTFGAGGSTQQGTLDTVLEMAAEGLQAAPHLSCIGSSRESLRAILGAYREHGIRHIVALRGDLPSGMGEFGELRYASELVAFIRQEHGDWFHIEVAAYPEFHPQARSPRADMENFARKVKAGANAAITQYFFNADAYFRFVGEAKKLGVDVPITPGIMPITNFSQLMRFSDMCGAEVPRWIARRLESYGDDRESIREFGLDVVTGLCRRLIDDGAPGLHFYTLNGAAATRTICERLGFQSA is encoded by the coding sequence ATGAAACCCATCGAACTCTCATTCGAGTTTTTCCCGCCGAAGACGCAGGAAGGCGTGCAGAAGCTGCGCGCCTCGCGCGCGGAGCTTGCGAAGCTCGCGCCGAAGTTCGTCTCCGTGACGTTCGGCGCGGGCGGCTCCACGCAGCAAGGCACGCTCGATACCGTGCTCGAAATGGCGGCCGAAGGCTTGCAGGCCGCGCCGCATCTGTCGTGCATCGGCTCGTCGCGCGAAAGCCTGCGCGCGATCCTCGGCGCGTACCGCGAGCACGGCATTCGCCATATCGTCGCGTTGCGCGGCGACCTGCCTTCGGGCATGGGCGAATTCGGCGAACTGCGTTATGCGTCGGAGCTGGTCGCGTTCATTCGCCAGGAGCACGGCGACTGGTTCCATATCGAAGTGGCCGCGTATCCGGAGTTTCATCCGCAAGCGCGTTCGCCGCGCGCCGATATGGAGAACTTCGCGCGCAAGGTGAAGGCGGGCGCGAACGCCGCGATCACGCAGTACTTCTTCAACGCGGACGCGTATTTCCGGTTCGTCGGCGAAGCGAAGAAGCTGGGCGTGGACGTGCCCATCACGCCGGGCATCATGCCGATCACGAACTTCTCGCAGCTCATGCGCTTCTCCGACATGTGCGGCGCGGAAGTGCCGAGGTGGATCGCGCGGCGTCTGGAAAGCTACGGCGACGACCGCGAGTCCATTCGCGAGTTCGGTCTCGACGTGGTGACGGGCCTGTGCCGCCGCCTGATCGACGACGGCGCGCCCGGACTGCATTTCTACACGCTTAACGGCGCGGCCGCGACCAGGACCATCTGCGAACGGCTCGGTTTTCAAAGCGCCTGA
- a CDS encoding phage holin family protein, producing MTVLLTWLINALALLIITYLVPSIRIRSFGTALIVAVVLGLINAVLRPVLIILTLPVTILTLGLFILVVNALCFWLCSSLLKGFEVSGFWSAFFGSILYSIVSWLLSALVFGQRNFG from the coding sequence ATGACCGTGCTGCTGACATGGCTGATCAACGCGCTCGCGCTGCTGATCATCACCTATCTCGTGCCGTCCATTCGCATTCGCAGTTTCGGCACGGCGCTGATCGTCGCGGTGGTGCTCGGGCTGATCAACGCCGTGCTGCGTCCGGTTCTCATCATCCTGACGCTGCCGGTGACCATCCTCACGCTCGGCCTCTTCATCCTCGTGGTGAATGCGCTGTGCTTCTGGCTGTGCTCGTCGCTGCTGAAGGGTTTCGAGGTCTCGGGTTTCTGGTCGGCGTTCTTCGGCTCGATTCTGTACAGCATCGTATCGTGGCTTCTGTCGGCGCTCGTGTTCGGGCAGCGCAACTTCGGCTAG
- the ahcY gene encoding adenosylhomocysteinase — protein sequence MNAAVLDSNTTQDFVVADMSLAAWGRKELDIAETEMPGLVQIREEYKAQQPLKGARVAGSLHMTIQTGVLIETLKALGADVRWASCNIFSTQDHAAAAIADGGTPVFAFKGESLDEYWEFSHRIFEWPNGEFANMILDDGGDATLLLILGSKAEKDRSVIAKPTNEEEVALYKSIARHLDADPTWYSTRLAHIQGVTEETTTGVHRLYQMEKDGRLPFPAINVNDSVTKSKFDNLYGCRESLVDGIKRATDVMIAGKIAVVAGYGDVGKGCAQSLRGLGATVWVTEIDPICALQAAMEGYRVVTMEYAADKADIFVTATGNYHVINHDHMKAMRNNAIVCNIGHFDSEIDVASTRQYTWDNIKPQVDHIIFPDGKRIILLAEGRLVNLGCATGHPSFVMSNSFTNQTLAQIELFTQGDKYENKVYVLPKHLDEKVARLHLGRIGAELTVLSDEQAGYIGVDKNGPFKPNHYRY from the coding sequence ATGAACGCCGCAGTTCTCGATTCCAACACCACCCAGGATTTCGTTGTCGCCGACATGTCGCTCGCCGCATGGGGCCGCAAGGAACTTGACATCGCCGAGACGGAAATGCCCGGTCTCGTGCAAATCCGCGAAGAATACAAAGCGCAGCAACCGCTCAAGGGCGCGCGCGTCGCGGGCTCGCTGCACATGACCATCCAGACCGGCGTGCTCATCGAAACGCTGAAGGCGCTGGGCGCGGACGTGCGCTGGGCGTCGTGCAACATTTTCTCGACGCAGGATCACGCGGCCGCCGCGATCGCCGATGGCGGCACGCCGGTGTTCGCGTTCAAGGGCGAATCGCTCGACGAGTACTGGGAATTCTCGCATCGCATTTTCGAATGGCCGAACGGCGAATTCGCCAACATGATTCTCGATGACGGCGGCGACGCCACGCTGCTGTTGATTCTCGGCTCGAAGGCGGAGAAGGACCGCTCGGTCATCGCCAAGCCGACGAACGAGGAAGAAGTCGCGCTGTACAAGTCGATTGCGCGTCACCTCGACGCCGATCCGACGTGGTACTCCACGCGCCTCGCGCACATTCAGGGCGTAACGGAAGAAACGACGACGGGCGTGCATCGCCTGTATCAGATGGAAAAGGACGGCCGCCTGCCGTTCCCGGCCATCAACGTGAATGATTCGGTCACGAAGTCGAAGTTCGACAACCTGTACGGCTGCCGCGAGTCGCTCGTGGACGGCATCAAGCGCGCGACCGACGTGATGATCGCGGGCAAGATCGCGGTCGTGGCCGGTTACGGCGACGTGGGCAAGGGCTGCGCGCAATCGCTGCGCGGTCTGGGCGCAACCGTGTGGGTCACGGAAATCGATCCGATCTGCGCGCTGCAAGCCGCGATGGAAGGCTACCGCGTCGTGACGATGGAATACGCCGCCGACAAGGCCGACATTTTCGTGACGGCGACGGGCAACTACCACGTCATCAACCACGACCACATGAAGGCGATGCGCAATAACGCGATCGTCTGCAACATCGGTCACTTCGATTCGGAAATCGACGTTGCCTCCACGCGCCAGTACACGTGGGACAACATCAAGCCGCAGGTCGATCACATCATCTTCCCGGACGGCAAGCGCATTATTCTGCTGGCCGAAGGGCGTCTGGTGAACCTGGGCTGCGCGACGGGCCATCCGTCGTTCGTCATGTCGAACTCGTTCACGAACCAGACGCTCGCGCAGATCGAACTCTTCACGCAAGGCGACAAGTACGAGAACAAGGTGTACGTGCTGCCGAAGCATCTGGACGAGAAGGTCGCGCGTCTGCATCTGGGCCGCATCGGCGCGGAACTGACCGTGCTGTCGGACGAGCAGGCAGGCTATATCGGCGTCGACAAGAACGGTCCGTTCAAGCCGAACCACTACCGCTATTAA
- a CDS encoding LrgB family protein gives MHHFYASLLADDAARLIAAGCFVLTVALYFASKSLYARFRSPWLTPMLSAPAVLALIVVTARIPYSVYFADTRWLMWLLGPATVAFAVPIYEYRALLKRHWISLTVGVTVGILVAVGGSLALAKLLHLSPELQRSLATRSVSTPFALAVSDKIHAPKDLTALFVIATGVCGMLFGEIVLALVPLRTRLARGALFGAAAHGVGTAKARELGSEEGVVASLTMMIAGVVMVLLAPALSALPF, from the coding sequence ATGCACCACTTCTACGCCTCGCTCCTCGCCGACGACGCCGCGCGCCTCATCGCCGCCGGCTGCTTCGTGCTGACGGTCGCGCTGTACTTCGCGTCGAAAAGTCTCTACGCGCGATTCCGCAGCCCGTGGCTCACGCCGATGCTTTCCGCGCCGGCCGTGCTCGCGCTGATCGTCGTGACCGCGCGCATTCCGTATTCGGTCTATTTCGCCGATACGCGCTGGCTCATGTGGCTGCTCGGCCCGGCCACCGTCGCGTTCGCGGTGCCGATCTACGAATACCGCGCGCTTCTGAAGCGCCACTGGATCTCGCTGACGGTCGGCGTCACGGTCGGCATTCTGGTTGCGGTGGGCGGATCGCTCGCGCTCGCGAAGCTCTTGCATCTGTCGCCGGAATTGCAGCGCAGTCTCGCGACGCGCTCGGTGTCCACGCCGTTCGCGCTCGCCGTCTCCGACAAGATTCACGCGCCGAAAGACCTGACCGCGCTCTTCGTGATCGCGACGGGCGTCTGCGGCATGCTCTTCGGCGAGATCGTGCTCGCGCTCGTGCCGCTGCGCACGCGGCTCGCGCGCGGGGCGCTGTTCGGTGCGGCGGCGCATGGCGTCGGCACGGCGAAGGCGCGCGAATTGGGCAGCGAAGAAGGCGTGGTCGCGAGCCTTACCATGATGATCGCGGGCGTCGTGATGGTGCTGCTCGCGCCGGCGCTCTCCGCGCTGCCGTTCTAG
- a CDS encoding CidA/LrgA family protein yields the protein MSVVLSNASTTNPARAAISRFARVAVQAGGIAVIWFVADFVARKLALPVPGGVVGLVALLALLFCGGVAPRWVKAGADWLLGDMLLFFIPAAVAAVQYGGLFMEDGWRLALVVVAGTLMVMVAVAFAVDRAARLERRLALRRALVARHAARASAHA from the coding sequence ATGTCCGTCGTCCTTTCGAATGCAAGCACCACGAACCCTGCTCGCGCCGCTATCAGCCGGTTCGCCCGCGTCGCGGTGCAGGCCGGCGGCATCGCGGTGATCTGGTTCGTCGCCGATTTCGTCGCGCGCAAGCTCGCGTTGCCGGTGCCGGGCGGCGTGGTCGGTCTTGTCGCGTTGCTCGCGCTGCTGTTTTGCGGCGGCGTCGCGCCGCGCTGGGTGAAGGCGGGCGCCGACTGGCTGCTCGGCGACATGCTGTTGTTCTTCATCCCCGCAGCGGTCGCGGCCGTGCAGTACGGCGGCCTGTTCATGGAAGACGGCTGGCGGCTCGCGCTCGTCGTGGTCGCGGGCACGCTGATGGTGATGGTCGCCGTCGCGTTCGCCGTGGATCGCGCCGCGCGCCTCGAACGCCGTCTCGCGTTGCGCCGCGCGCTCGTCGCCCGTCACGCGGCGCGCGCCTCGGCACACGCCTGA
- a CDS encoding LysR family transcriptional regulator: MELRALRYFVEVVKQKSFTAAAEHMFVTQPTISKMVKALEDEVGSPLLLREGRQMVLTDAGQIVYQRGVDVLAAHARLEAELNDLGTFGRGTLTIGIPPMGGALFTPAIAAFRRRYPKVELKLFERGSKAIEAALMDGELELGGVLQPVDTDMFDVLPVSRQLLWLVAPKGARWEDVREVPLADLAAEPFVFYGESLALNDIVMNACRAAGFTPTIVGRSGHWDFMAALVQAGIGIALLPAPYCRRLDTDAFTCRPVVAPEIHWDMALGWRRNGYLSHAAQAWIEVAREVLPANLDQDFMADGFARTRGKKADAGG; the protein is encoded by the coding sequence ATGGAACTGCGCGCGTTGCGGTATTTCGTCGAAGTCGTCAAACAGAAGAGCTTTACCGCTGCCGCCGAGCACATGTTCGTCACGCAGCCGACCATCAGCAAGATGGTGAAGGCGCTGGAAGACGAAGTCGGCTCGCCGCTGTTGTTGCGCGAAGGCCGGCAGATGGTGCTGACCGATGCCGGGCAGATCGTCTACCAACGCGGCGTGGACGTGCTCGCGGCGCACGCGCGGCTGGAGGCGGAACTGAATGACCTCGGCACCTTTGGGCGGGGAACGCTCACCATCGGCATCCCGCCGATGGGCGGCGCGCTTTTCACGCCGGCCATCGCGGCATTCAGACGGCGGTATCCGAAAGTCGAGCTGAAGCTGTTTGAGCGCGGATCGAAGGCGATCGAGGCCGCGCTGATGGACGGCGAACTGGAGTTGGGCGGCGTCCTGCAACCCGTCGATACCGATATGTTCGACGTGCTGCCGGTCAGCCGTCAGTTGCTATGGCTCGTGGCGCCGAAAGGCGCGCGCTGGGAGGACGTGCGCGAAGTGCCGCTGGCGGATCTCGCCGCCGAGCCGTTCGTGTTCTATGGCGAAAGCCTGGCGCTCAACGACATCGTGATGAACGCGTGCCGCGCGGCGGGCTTCACGCCCACTATCGTCGGGCGCAGCGGGCATTGGGATTTCATGGCGGCGCTGGTGCAGGCGGGAATCGGCATCGCGCTGCTGCCTGCGCCGTATTGCCGACGCCTGGACACCGACGCGTTCACGTGCCGGCCGGTTGTCGCGCCGGAGATTCATTGGGACATGGCGCTCGGCTGGCGGCGCAACGGCTATCTGTCGCATGCGGCGCAAGCGTGGATCGAGGTTGCGCGGGAAGTGCTGCCCGCCAACCTCGATCAGGACTTCATGGCCGATGGTTTCGCCCGCACGCGGGGCAAAAAGGCGGACGCGGGCGGCTGA